One Lutra lutra chromosome 7, mLutLut1.2, whole genome shotgun sequence DNA window includes the following coding sequences:
- the FOXB1 gene encoding forkhead box protein B1, giving the protein MPRPGRNTYSDQKPPYSYISLTAMAIQSSPEKMLPLSEIYKFIMDRFPYYRENTQRWQNSLRHNLSFNDCFIKIPRRPDQPGKGSFWALHPSCGDMFENGSFLRRRKRFKVLKSDHLAPSKPADAAQYLQQQAKLRLSALAASGTHLPQMPAAAYNLGGVAQPSGFKHPFAIENIIAREYKMPGGLAFSAMQPVPAAYPLPNQLTTMSSSLGTGWPHVYGSAGMIDSATPISMASGDYSAYGVPLKPLCHAAGQTLPAIPVPIKPAPAAVPALPALPAPIPTLLSNSPPSLSPTSSQTATSQSSPATPSETLTSPASALHSVAVH; this is encoded by the coding sequence ATGCCTCGGCCCGGCCGCAACACGTACAGCGACCAAAAGCCGCCCTACTCCTACATCTCGCTGACCGCCATGGCCAtccagagttctccagagaagatgCTGCCGTTGAGCGAGATCTACAAGTTCATCATGGACCGCTTCCCCTACTACCGGGAGAACACGCAGCGCTGGCAGAACAGCCTGCGCCACAACCTCTCCTTCAACGACTGCTTCATCAAGATCCCGCGGCGGCCAGACCAGCCGGGCAAGGGCAGCTTCTGGGCACTGCACCCCAGCTGCGGGGACATGTTCGAGAACGGCAGCTTCCTGAGGCGCCGCAAGCGCTTCAAGGTGCTCAAGTCCGACcacctggctcccagcaagcCCGCCGACGCCGCGCAGTATCTGCAGCAGCAGGCCAAGCTGCGCCTCAGCGCGCTTGCGGCCTCCGGCACGCACCTGCCACAGATGCCCGCCGCCGCCTACAACCTGGGCGGCGTGGCACAGCCCTCGGGCTTCAAGCACCCCTTCGCCATCGAGAATATAATCGCTCGCGAGTACAAGATGCCTGGGGGTCTGGCCTTCTCCGCCATGCAGCCGGTGCCCGCCGCCTACCCGCTCCCCAACCAATTGACTACCATGAGCAGCTCGCTGGGCACTGGCTGGCCACACGTGTACGGTTCCGCAGGCATGATCGATTCAGCCACCCCCATCTCCATGGCTAGTGGCGATTACAGCGCCTACGGCGTGCCACTGAAGCCGCTGTGCCATGCAGCAGGCCAGACGCTGCCCGCAATCCCGGTGCCAATCAAGCCTGCACCGGCCGCAGTGCCCGCGCTGCCCGCGTTGCCCGCGCCCATCCCCACTTTGCTCTCGAACTCGCCGCCCTCGCTCAGCCCCACGTCCTCGCAAACAGCCACCAGCCAAAGCAGCCCCGCCACTCCCAGTGAAACGCTCACCAGCCCGGCCTCTGCCTTGCACTCGGTGGCGGTGCACTGA